In Plasmodium brasilianum strain Bolivian I chromosome 12, whole genome shotgun sequence, the genomic window atgccaggaaaattttatcatttgaAATTTCTCGCCAAGACGAATTTAGtccaataaaaaaaaagataaataagaGTAATAACAACAGTGATGGTAATAATAGTGGTACTAATGATGGCACTAATATAGAAAGTAATAATGGTAGTAATAATGATTGTGGAGACGATATAATGAGCgcacaaaaaaatttaagtaatttaCACAAATCTTggcttttaaataaaaattacaatataaTTGACAACTCCGAAAACGCACTTAACTTTTGTGAAATATCTCCTCTTGTGTCTTATGAtggaacatttttttttaatttacctgaacaaaaaaatatatatttgccaTATACTCTTAATAGGCATCCTACCTGATATTCCATACCCCCTTTTTACATTCTACCATTAGCGGCCTCTTGTTCGTAACGGAGTTTTTCCCATAGGAACGTGCTCACCGCAGCTTTGAttttttcgaaaaaaataagcaagTATGTTTGCACAAAAATGTAAAGTAGTAATCGAATGGCAATAATTGCTAAGTGGGAAAATTGCCAAGTAGCAAAAGAGTAGATGCAAATCCGTTTCTTTAAACAGTTAAAAATATCGATATATCGATTaaacaaatacatatttttacagtGTGTATAGTTTTACTTACATCCAAGCTACttctttatttcctttttgtatACGAtagagaaaatttttttacggGATTTTTCTTCCATCAGGTAGGACCAACGGGTCTCTTATTTTCTTAGGCATGGCAAAATGATTATCGAACACCTTTTTCTTCTCCTCTTCATTAATAGCAGGGAATTTATCACCAACCTGAAAAGAAAagtgtaaaattaaataatgcaAACAGTAATGAGCTGAAAAAGCATTAAGCATGTTAGGTGATCCaaatttgtttgtttattatgCGGACGTATACttacatacacataaatacatacacttatataaatacacacatgtacatatacatataaacatacacatatatacatgtatttgcacatgtatatatgtgtatatacgtatgtatgtgtcCGCTTATACCTTCAGGTTCAGTTTTTTGGCATGTCCTGGCTgtgcaaaatttttttagaaaaaggagaataaatatatagaagtataataaaatgatgcggcaattttattacatattatgaACACAAATTTGAAACATAAGTGacttaaagaaaataagaaaatatataaatatggatATACATTTGTGAGTAATAGTAATTCCTATTTTTCGTTTACCGCTGCCATTACAACAAATCGTGGCTCCTTGTTCTTTTCGCTTTCCTCCAGTTTTTTGTCACATGGGGGCCTGTTCTCCTATATGGTTaagataaacataaataaggAGTCAtggaaaaggtaaaaaatatCACTATGCGAAACAGACGGAAATGTTATATTCCCTCAATAAAACATACACGAATATGTACgcatatgtacaaatatatatacatacatttgcACACGTATGAGCACATGCGTGTACTTCCTGCACTATATTATTTCCCCATTTGCTGCTTTTATGGTTCACATgcattactttattttattttaattttttttttttttttttttttttcaacaaGCGCTTACCTCAATATTCATTATAGTTCCATCAGAGtgcacataaaaaatatcgCACTTGAACATATCgtaattaatttgtttatctgGTGGAGCTctcttattatatttttcgactattttttttgccttaACAAACCTAAATGGGTctctatataatatactttttaatttttttcttctgtaGAAATGCCTGTTTGTTGATGGATCCCCatcttttataatatcatcTAGGGATGGGAAAATATTAGAAtcacttttttcattttgaaacTGAAAACCATCttctcttaattttttttttatattatagttGACTGGTTCAAAACTActtataatattcttaaaaggcgaaaaataaaataaatttgacATTGGATTTACTGGTTTTTTTGCATACTTgggaaattttttatcatttcttaTGTTTAATTCATAGCATTCAAATTTCCTCTCTGGTCTATCATTGTTCGACTCGAATAATTTATCgacacatattttttttttttttttttccttggtatactttttatatttaagaatGTACAAAGGCTGTCTATGTGTTTCCTTTCCGTTTGGTTTGAATAAAGTAGCATCgttaatatacatgtaattctttttttttttatttaaaacatgttttaaatttatgtatactaAAATGATTGCACTAATGAAGGCTTTCCCTCTTAGTAGCCCGCACATTTATCAAAGACCAGGGATGCACATGTATGCCTATTGTGAGTACAAATTTACgtgtgtatataaatatgtgtgtatattcatatgcaaatatatgtacatgtaaggATATACAGTAAAAAGATAGCGAAAACGGGAAAGGttaactatttttataaattgaaACTGTGTCAGCCTAGAAGACTTTGAAGCACAACGAAAAACACAAAAACTAGTTTCTTTAACATTCgccaaaagaaaaaatagtcGTGTGATCTTTGCagcataataatattttcacgACATGTGAGAAATAGTCATTACTTGTTGcttattatttcttatttttaatttatttatcgttcattatttatagttCACAATTTATCGTTATGATTTATTTATCCTcttcccattttttataacttaaaaaaacataaattaaaaaaaattaaatatatacatgtttcaCCTTCCCCAATTTTGTAGATATACAAATAACCGAACGtacataaaaacatatgTGTTAATGAACACttaaaatgtatgtataagtttaacgtaaaattatttaaaaataagaaaagcaAAAAGAAAGTGTATGaaagtgtaaaaaaaaatgaaaaaatataaaaaatgtgaagaaatataaaaattataaaaatatgaaaaagaaaaaaaagaaacggaaaaaaaattcacaATTCACAAagttttcacattttttttctaaaataaaaataataatatttttttaaaccaAAATAAGCATATTGATAAATTGCGCTCACTGTAATAGAAGCAGTATTAGCAGCAGTATTAACAGTCACAAtggataatattattttattttattttattttttttttacaaaaagtATCACATGAATGCTATACTAAATTTatatagtataaatatatatatatttattctttctttttatgtgTAACGAGTCAATATCCACCCCTCCCCCCAATTCCACTGGTAAAGAatgttttccatttttttaccTCATGTAAgcgtatataaatatatatatatataagcatatctATTCGTagatacacacatacatatctagtgacgtatatatgtatgtatatgcacgtTCATTTAAGCAATTTGACCGATTTGCAAATGAAAACGATTCGTTTACTACTCCTCGGAATTCCAGTCCTTGAACATGAGTATGAAGTCATCCATTCCCAGTTTTTGTGGGGGAAGATTCATCTCCGAGTTAATTTTGTTGCCTTCTTGTGCTAAGATTTGATTGGCTGTATACTGTTTACTTTGATGAATTTGTAAAATTCTTTCTTCTACTGTTTTTTCAACAACAAACTTGTAAATGTTTACGTCTTTTAACTGCCCAATTCTGTGTATTCGCTCAAATGCTTGGTCTTCTATGGCTGGATTCCACCATAAGTCCATGAGATATACTTTTGATGAAACGGTTAAATTTAAGCCTACTCCTCCTGCTTTTAGAGAGCATAATAAAACTTTACCAGCAATATTTTCCATAGGTATATAATAAGAAGGTTTTACAAAACCTACTCCTGgttgatatatttttcccttttgaACATTAAACCAATGGAGAGTAAACTTACGTTGTTCATAAGTTAAAGATCCatcataaattttgtttGGAATATTATGAAgggttaataatttttcaataattttaagGAGACCTATCCATTGAGAAAAAACGACAATATGTAACTCATTTTTCATATCATTTTGTACATGATCGAatagtttttttaatttagttgaataaacaaaattctcctttttcattttttttagcaGCTCATCAAGGGGCGATTTATTTTCTTGTAATGCCTTTAAAGATTTTAaactaatataattattacattccggacattttttttctgctatttgagttaaatgaaaataatcatctgcacattttttacacattatatgtaaacattTACTTATTAACGGGAAAATAGCATCTTCTAAACATATAACACATTGCATGATgcttccattttttaatatttctaattCTTGTAAATAGTCATCCACCTTCTTTGAGTTAGTTGCACTTAGTATAAAGttgtatattaaattatctCCTATTTGTTTATCAATAAATTCATGTGTTTCACTAGTATTCATTTGTTTACTGAGagatttactatttttttcatctttttcttGTGATACTAAagaattatcattttttttttgtaaagcatcatttatatcttctttattccattcttcaaaaaaaggttttgaaaataataatagcggATGAGAACAACATTGTCTCAGTCTCAGAAGTAGTTGTAACACATGAGAATAATGACTTAATACATTTCCatcatgcatatatgtatcaaattttgttttacttctataaaaaattgcTCGATAAAAATCTTCCTCTTCTAAAGaaaattctaattttaataaatgaatatttttttttggtaaagATATTAGCGCATCCCCATTTTTcgtttttgatttttttgttcttcttAACAAAATAGGAGATGATATTTTCCTAACTACATCAAAGGCTAAATgtaatttattcttatttacaTATTCCACAATTTCTTTATTCCACCATTCAATGGTTCCATATGGTTTTATTCCAAGGAATCGAAATAACGGgaatatatcaaataatgAATTCTGTATAGGTGTACCTGTTAAGCACCATTTTCTTTCTCCTCGTAGTTTCCATACTGCAACAGATTGAAAAGAATTCTTATTCTTTATAACATGTGCTTCATCTATTATTATCCTTCTCCATGTTATTTCGTATAATGGATACATCTTTACATTATTACCTATTTTgtttgtctttttttcttcactcCCTTTTAACACGTTGCTACCACTAGTTGTGCCAAGTACTTTACTTAAAACagttttcataaaaaaattatttaattttttttccttaactGTATTTTCCCCTTCTTTTGGCGTGCACTCCTCTTCCTCATTCTCCTGCTTATACCCATAGCGATGGTTCCTATAATTACTTTTTCCACCTTTATCACCACTActgttactactattattattattattgttactactgCCATTATTGTTTCCATTTTTCTTGTTGTTACCACTACGGACGCCACTCCCAACACCTTTGTCATTTTCTTCCCAATGCATGCTTTTCTTATTTAACGTATTCTTATATTCGGATACTAATGTCGAGTAGGTGGTCAGAACAACAGAATATTTTGCCAATTCTTCACTACTTATATCTTTTGAGCTACCGTAATATATGTAGAAACTTAAGAACCCTTCCTTTGTGTGTCTCTCCATTTCTTGTTTCCACTGATATATCAGTGCCAATGGTGCGACAATTAACGTTCCTCCTTTCTTAAAATTAGATCCCTTTATCGtattttcaattaaatatataaaattattcttgTTTTCTATAtcattgttttttatatgtatcttATTATGATATGTATCATATGTAATCAAACCTATACTTTGAATAGTTTTACCTAATCCCATTTCGTCTGCTAATATACCACCTCGAAAAGGAGGTACATACTGAGGATATGTCAGAGAAAAGCAGCCTGTTAGTTTGTTAacatagaaatattttaatacacACACtatgttttccttttcatatatttttatgtttggAATAAATGCATGTTCTTCCCACAGCGGGTTAAGCGGTACTGTGTTTCTAATATCATCGCCGTCGTCATTGTTTCGGATGCCACATCCATCTTCGTTTATACGGTCATCGACACCTTCCCCTTTTATATTCCCATCTGGTTTAGCACTATTTCTACTGTCAACTGGGTCATCCCTATTTCTACTGTCACTGAAGTCGTCCCCTTTTAAGTTGTCACGTCCGTCTTCACAGGATCTAATGTCATCGACATCTTCACCCCTTATAATACCACCTTGGTAGTCATTATTTCCACTGTTATATTCTTGGTCCCCTTTTCTAATATGAACAAGTTTATTCTCTTCTTCATCGTTTTTATCTTTCCTATGAACAGGTTCATAGCAAATATCGTGCTTACATTGGTCTCCTTTGTTGATACTTTGCCCCTGAGAAACTACATAATTTCTGATATTTTCGCCTGACTTTATAGAAAAATTCTCCTTAATTATGGCATGCACCTGCATTTCCTTTTTCACACTATGTTCaggaaatttattatttttgttcatgTCGCTCATTTTGTTCATGTCGCTAATTTTGTTCATGTCGCTAATTTTGTTCATGTcgttcattttgttcatgcccctaatttttctaatatctCTAATTTTGCTCATGTTACTAATTTCGTCAATTACAATTTCCTTTATGTTATCgctttttacattatttgtCTTCAAATATTCCGGAGGGTTTTCTCTGATATACATCCACCATATCCCCTCCGCTTGATATGTCTTCAACTTAGGCTTAAAGTAATAATCATCTGGGTAAATTTCTTCAAAGTCTTCAAGTAAGTACCCACCTCTATACTTTTCCTCCAAAAAAACTAAATTTGTAGCGTCCTCGTTCTTTTCCTCCATCTCATTTTCACTTAATGTGTCTAACGTTTCTTCTTCCTCCTTCGTTCTACTTAATGATGATGAATCTGAGCAAAGCCATTTGAAAAGTAATAGGCATTTATCATGAAAAAATGgcacatatgtacgtattctTGTGCATATGTGTGTTGTTACTACTGCGCATAAGCTCACTGTTACTACTGCATATATGCTTGTTTTCACTATTTCATATACGCACATGGCTAATTCATATAAACAACACGCATAAATGCGTTCATGCACTTACACACATTTCAACACGTTTATAAATTTACCTAGAATTGATTTTTTTGAAGTACTGCTAAAGCCTAAGGCCTTGTGTGGTGTGCTAAACCCACTGAAGTTATCCCCGCTATTTTTACCACTCCTATCTCTTTTGTTATAACTGGAATTATCAATTTGAAGTAGGCTGTTtgaagataataataaactttctttgtttattttaatatttgtacTTTCAAAAGAATCCATATCCACATTTTTGGCTAGTCGCAAGGGAGTAATTTTTAActctttaaataaatgatcAACACTACTTTTAATTAGAGAATTATATTCATGATATTTATGAGTGtctattttaaaagaatcaGGATATAATATCACATGAATGAATGTTTTTAAACTTCCACCAAACTTCAAATCACTTAAAGAaactttttctaattttatttctattctTATAGCATTTAGAACTAAAAGAACACTCAACGTTTTGGATAACtgactttttaattttgaaatatccctattattatgttttattctTATACATGAATACCCTTCattaatatcttttaataCCTCATTTTTACCCTTTTCAAATtccacatattttttatctgctgatataattttactaGAGTCATAATGTAACTCcgaataattttcattaccTGCACTTgcaatacttttttttgttaaaactttttttttttttattttatttgtatttgttgGAATATTTCTACCcattattttgatataatcATTTGatataacataattattgtttatttgtaACGTATACATGGGTGAATAAGATCTTTTGGTTGACTTCGGGATTATTTCATAgcttattattatatctttGTCATTTTTAACTTCACATATTTCGCTAGACAGAATTATTGAGTCGGTATCTATGCAACCTAAGTAATACTCAAAAAAGACTCCTTTATCCCTTACGAATTGAgcctttttatttgatttttcaAACTCTTTTATCTTtgctaattttattttattataattgtagTCGTTTATATCTTCAATGATTTCAACtgagaaaacaaaaatttagaTAAATTAAGCAGGATGGaatacgcatatacatatacacacagcTAACCAAGGGTCACATCACGTGGAGATTGGCAAGGATTCAACGAAAACTGAACTTATTCTTACACTCcatctttctttttatttacaatttttttttttttattttgttattctattttgctatttatttttctacttattttgctatttattttgctatttattttgctatttattttgctatttattttgctatttattttgctatttattttgcaatttattttgctatttattttgctatttattttgcaatttattttatttatttatttacttatttattttatcattattattttttttttttcttgctaTTTGTTTGGCTTACTGTCGCTACTTGCCTCCCTCAGCTTGTTGCAacttatttttgtttctgGGCTTTTTTCAAAACCACTTGAATCTGTTGCAGTACCGAGCTTTGGCTCGTTGTCATTTAAACTTATAATTTCAATGACATCACtatcataataatagttaGGTGTGTTAACTGAATCTTTATAAAGTttcgtttcattttttaaataatttgaagtagtcatttaaaataaaaatactcatttaatatatataataaaaaggataatacacacaaaaaaaaattaccaaaaatttgcaattttaaacttaattatatatcaaAACTGGAGATTAATAAGAcaaatacatgtacatatgtgtataagtatacatatacatatatatattcctgaaggtacaaaattttacttaaaaGAAAAGGTGTCTAATGCAAAATTTTATAgcataaaaaagaagtaggattaattcctttttcttcttttttttacatccTATACTTTCACTTATATATCACCTATATGAaagtgtacatatttatacgcACATGTCTCAAGACATGAAATGAGAGATGCCGTTATTCCTATAGAGGGGTTTAATTTTAACTttgcatgtgtatatatgtatgttaaagtatatatatacatatgtacttatgtgtatatatatatatatatatatatatatatatatatatatatatatatatatatatatacacaaatggAGCTTAAAGCTAAGACCTCAAATCAATAGAAAACACAAAACtcaagtatattatatacgcTATTTTACTACtccttatttaaaattaagacctaattattattataattcatttgtatttaaaaattctcaaattatttttattgacactaaaaaaaaaaaaaaaaaaaaagacatattttaaacattttcaaaacgaaaaaactaaaagaaaaagaagaaattgtataagaaaaaatagaatactCAAAATAAAGGATAATAAAGGATAATCAaccaaaaagaaaaacaaaattaaaaaaaataaatatattaatgaaataattgaAACATAAGTATTTGTACTTTTGTACATATTCATACAATAACGaaagattttttttctttgtgataaaagaaatacaaaaaaaaaaaaaaaaaatacacaaatacgtatatttatacaaataaccatatatatattcatatatacatatgaataaatttataatatttatatattatataaatatgaataaatgacaaaaaagtttttattatatggcCTTTTTAAAGCTCCGTATTGCTTAAAAATAAGGAGAATAAATTTACCCCAATTGAACAGgcaattattttaatttattgttaatttattgttaatttattgttaatttataCAAGTTACTGTATttataagaattataaatacaactgtaaatttgtttaaatcttttttttcttttttttacatttcttgtgtaattattttatatcaaattatttttattacaaagCTTaactctttaaaaaaaaaaaaaaaaaaaagtaaaatttaacAGTATGCTTATGCGATTGTGTCATTTATAATGAAAGactaatttttaaatttaaaaaaccatttaatataaacaaaaattataataatgaaatagaattattgttaaaaattaCGATATATTATAACCCCCTCTTTCGTATTATGTACTTTTATTCAATGTAACTCTCAAAAATGCGCTGTAAAATTTCTAACTCTTGTACTATTATTTggaatttttacaaaatatgaaaaactattttttttaattttgcgttaacggaaaatatatatatatatatatatatatgtattcccgcaaaataggtatatattaaaataaaaaaatatattattttactattatattattttaattttcattttctaacaaataatataatgataagATCCGTACacataatttatgtatataataccAAATTTCATATTAAGTGGGAAACATTTTTTTGGAGCTGCTCGAAAGCAAAAGCATTGAAGGGacaatataaaagaataataattaaaatactattaaaagcgtaataatgaaattacaCAAATCatagtaaataataatatgaaataatataatatgataacactattataataaaaaatgcattaCTGAGGtgggaaagaaaaataaataaaaataattgtacttaaaaatttcacacaataagaaatataaaaggggtgttaaatattttatttttttaagccTTTTTGCACTAactgcaaatttttttacgttaattaaaaaaattattccgTCCTATTTTCggtattgtttttataatgaaaaaatatatgtattgtgTTCtgacatttttaaaaaaggcacaaacttattttgttattatatgtaataaatttttaatataattaaagagTGTACTACTAGGGCttcgtttattttttgtccattgatttatataatacatgttacacatataaatgtacttatatacGTACACGTATTCATAGGTATgccatatattatgtatacatagGCATTGCGCATATACGTATACTTAGGCAGTgcacatatatgaatatacaagtatcatatattaatatatatattttttttttttttttggaatacATTTTACACTCGTAACTAGAAATATCTGTCCgactataaaaataatacttatttttttttttattcttgttGGAAATAAGTACATATTACAAGCACAATTAtagtacataaataaatgtacacaataatagtaataataaaatacataaataatatatacgaaaaaaaaaaaaaagcgattTAAgcttatacaaaaaaaaaaaaaaaagatataagtttatacaaaaaaaaaaaaaaagatataagtttatacggaaaaaaaaaaaaaagagatacaGGATTATACACGAATttctaaaattaaaacatggAATGTAATTATTGTTCGTTTATTAgtgatattatattattatctataagatacgaaaaaaaaaaaaaaaaaaaaaagaaaaaaaaaaattatggttATAATTTTACTGGGCTTTAGTTCATTTAGATAAGTATATAcgtaagaaaaaatatttcttttatttgatttaattattacttttttaaaataattaaaaatagtgTACATGtcgaataataaaaaaaaaaaaatatatatatatatatatacgtacatgtatgtatttgtattttttttttcctgccTTATTTgctatatatgcatgtacatacgcacattttatataatatgatagTAATACACAGTGATATTGCATAAATATTATGCGTAGCAGTTATGCGCAATAATATGCGCAATTATtatgcataattttatatatatatatatatatatatatgtatatataaatacatatacgcatACAAACGtgtatgtaaaataaattatttataagatattaaggaggaaatttttttttttagagaTAAGTATTTTGTTCTTAAGTGTAAAGAGGGAACATATACAAGTGtaccatatatatgcacatacaagcgcaaatttacatttttgcgcacgcacacacacatatatacaaacataagCGTACCGCACAACATAAGGGGAAAAAGGATGAGTAACTTActagagaaaataaaaaagcacaTACAGATAGGGACGAAGCTTTATAATAAATCCCCGGAAATAGGCACATCATTATCGTCCcgtaatttgaaaaatattgagGTGGTACTGGGAGATGATATTATTGATGAGGACCTATTGACCCCCAGGGCTTTTgatagaacaaaaaaaagcatgGGCATGAAAAGTTTTGTTATGAATAAATCAGGAAATGGAATAGATAAAAATCAGATAAATGAATGCGGAGAGGATGATATCAAATCGAATGGAAATATTGAAGGAACAAATAGTGATGGTATTCATACGGACAGAAATTACATCAGTGTAAATGATGTTGACAATTTTGGAAATTCGAACAATCTTCTCGATGAAGATGATGATGAAGAGGAGGATGAGAGTGATAACAATCGTCGTCTTCATCGTGATAATCATGTTCATCTTGATTATTCTGATCAACCTGATGATAAAAATGGAGGGATAAATGGCAATGACAAGACACAAAACGACATTTATAATCTTGCAAAGAATACCAGTAATCATGTAATGGAAAAAAGTCAATCAACCTTCATGAATAACGGATGGCAAACACCCAAAAAAAGTAATGTAGGTTCATATTACTCAGGAATAGATAACCCGTCAACCTTAAAGAAATACAAAACACCATGTGAAATGGATATGCTTCATCCTGATGAAAGCTTAATAggtaataaatgtataacaattaataattatgta contains:
- a CDS encoding DNA repair protein RAD5, whose amino-acid sequence is MTTSNYLKNETKLYKDSVNTPNYYYDSDVIEIISLNDNEPKLGTATDSSGFEKSPETKISCNKLREASSDIEIIEDINDYNYNKIKLAKIKEFEKSNKKAQFVRDKGVFFEYYLGCIDTDSIILSSEICEVKNDKDIIISYEIIPKSTKRSYSPMYTLQINNNYVISNDYIKIMGRNIPTNTNKIKKKKVLTKKSIASAGNENYSELHYDSSKIISADKKYVEFEKGKNEVLKDINEGYSCIRIKHNNRDISKLKSQLSKTLSVLLVLNAIRIEIKLEKVSLSDLKFGGSLKTFIHVILYPDSFKIDTHKYHEYNSLIKSSVDHLFKELKITPLRLAKNVDMDSFESTNIKINKESLLLSSNSLLQIDNSSYNKRDRSGKNSGDNFSGFSTPHKALGFSSTSKKSILDSSSLSRTKEEEETLDTLSENEMEEKNEDATNLVFLEEKYRGGYLLEDFEEIYPDDYYFKPKLKTYQAEGIWWMYIRENPPEYLKTNNVKSDNIKEIVIDEISNMSKIRDIRKIRGMNKMNDMNKISDMNKISDMNKMSDMNKNNKFPEHSVKKEMQVHAIIKENFSIKSGENIRNYVVSQGQSINKGDQCKHDICYEPVHRKDKNDEEENKLVHIRKGDQEYNSGNNDYQGGIIRGEDVDDIRSCEDGRDNLKGDDFSDSRNRDDPVDSRNSAKPDGNIKGEGVDDRINEDGCGIRNNDDGDDIRNTVPLNPLWEEHAFIPNIKIYEKENIVCVLKYFYVNKLTGCFSLTYPQYVPPFRGGILADEMGLGKTIQSIGLITYDTYHNKIHIKNNDIENKNNFIYLIENTIKGSNFKKGGTLIVAPLALIYQWKQEMERHTKEGFLSFYIYYGSSKDISSEELAKYSVVLTTYSTLVSEYKNTLNKKSMHWEENDKGVGSGVRSGNNKKNGNNNGSSNNNNNNSSNSSGDKGGKSNYRNHRYGYKQENEEEECTPKEGENTVKEKKLNNFFMKTVLSKVLGTTSGSNVLKGSEEKKTNKIGNNVKMYPLYEITWRRIIIDEAHVIKNKNSFQSVAVWKLRGERKWCLTGTPIQNSLFDIFPLFRFLGIKPYGTIEWWNKEIVEYVNKNKLHLAFDVVRKISSPILLRRTKKSKTKNGDALISLPKKNIHLLKLEFSLEEEDFYRAIFYRSKTKFDTYMHDGNVLSHYSHVLQLLLRLRQCCSHPLLLFSKPFFEEWNKEDINDALQKKNDNSLVSQEKDEKNSKSLSKQMNTSETHEFIDKQIGDNLIYNFILSATNSKKVDDYLQELEILKNGSIMQCVICLEDAIFPLISKCLHIMCKKCADDYFHLTQIAEKKCPECNNYISLKSLKALQENKSPLDELLKKMKKENFVYSTKLKKLFDHVQNDMKNELHIVVFSQWIGLLKIIEKLLTLHNIPNKIYDGSLTYEQRKFTLHWFNVQKGKIYQPGVGFVKPSYYIPMENIAGKVLLCSLKAGGVGLNLTVSSKVYLMDLWWNPAIEDQAFERIHRIGQLKDVNIYKFVVEKTVEERILQIHQSKQYTANQILAQEGNKINSEMNLPPQKLGMDDFILMFKDWNSEE